The nucleotide window CCATCAAAGCAGCGCTTCCCGGCGATACGATCCACTTGGAACCGAAGGTGTATCATGACTATGCGGGCTTTTACGTGAAAAAAGGCGAACCGGGGAGGCCGATCACGCTCGACGGTCACGGGGCGACGTTAGAGGGCAGTGATCCGATTGATCCGACGAAGTGGCGTGAGGTGGCGCCGGGTTTGTTCGCAAACGATGCGCTGATGCCGGGCCTCAGTGATGCGGTGATCGGGCGCTGGTTCTTCCTCTTTGATGGCAAGATCCAGCTCATGGGCCGCACCTCAAAAGGCAAGAGTGCACCTCTGAAAAAGCCCGAGGACCTGCAAAGCGGTGAGTGGACCTTTGTCAAAGACGTGAGCCGTGAAAAACCACCCTCGATGGCGATCTACGGCACCTTTTATCTCCGACTACCACCAGGAAAGCCGCTAGCAGATGCAAACATCTCCGCGCCGATGCGCAGTGCTGGTGTGCAGTTCGGCGGAGAGAATGCGCATCTCGTGATCAAGAACCTCACCGCAACGCACCCCTATAATGATGGCTTCAACATTCATGGCGACTGCCGCGACGTGGTCTTTGAAAATATCCGCGCCATCGAATGCGGTGATGATGGCATCAGTGCCCACGAATCCGCGCAGTATCGCGTCGATGGCTTTGTCAGCATCGGCAACAGCACTGGCATCTGCGATACAGGCACTGCACAGACGAGTTACCACCGCGTCTTCATCGCTGACTGCATCGGATTTGACCTGTTCTTTCTCGATGATGGCCGCTACCGGCTCACCGATGCCGTGATCTTCTCCTCGGCCCAAAATCCCTTCACCGTCACGGGACGCGAGGACAGGCACTGCGAGCTGGAAATGGACAACGTCATCTTCCGCAGGCTCACAGAGCCCAAAAAGGCACTCATCGCCGCCACGGCTATCGTGCGTGCCAAACGTCTGACGATGGAAAACATCTCCTTCGATGCCCGTGGTGAACTGAAAATCGACATGCCAGAAACCCATGCAGATGTGGCCGAACTCATGAAACTCGTGCCTCCAGACTACCAACCATGAACGAATCACTGCTGTAGGCGCGGCATCAGTGGGGGGAATACCCACGCCACGTCCTCCGCCGTTTGCAGGCTGCCGCCCTCCATCCACTCGGCGGTGGTGATGATCTCGTAGATGTTATCGAGCAGTTGTTTGTCTTTATTGACCAGATCTTCGATCTTCCGCGTGACGACTTTATAGCTCACGCCCTCAGCCTCCACGGCATCTGGGATCATCGGACGTGCCCCCTGCTGCGTCAGGGCGATGAGGCGCATCGTCTCAGCGGAGAGAGCTGTCATGCGATCATGGATCTGCATGTCACGCCGGATCAAGTCAGAGGTGCGGCCAGCCTGCTGGATAGCCTCTGCCAGCGCCACGGCGGCGATGCTGAAAATGAGCAGCGCCAGCATCGTCTCCATCAAAGTGAAGCCCGAAGCCTGCTCTCGGCTGCCGAAAGGAATGCGCATGCTTGCTTTTAAATCGTAACCGAGCTGCCGTCACCCAGGATTTTCCAGCCAGCTCCCCACTCCAGCCACTCACTCGGGCGAAACAGCTTTTTGTAATCATAAGCACTGTGCTCCTGCGTGGCATAACCAGTGTAGAGATGCTCCAGGCCATGCATACGGCAAAAGTCCACCTCTAGGAGCAGTGTATAAGTCCCCAGGCGGCGATTTGACTCCGTGGGATCAAACATCGCATACACACTAGAGGCAGCTTTCGCACCGACATCGAAAAAGCTCGCCGCCAGCAGCCGCTCGCCATCAAAAACACGCAACATGCGGCTCACACACGGGCCACGCTCCGGTGTATCACCGAGAAAGTCCTCGATCGACTCCGGCACATTCGATTTGAAGCGTGTTTTGTGTTTTTGAAACAATGATCGCAGTTCATCATCCATCCGCACAGGGGCGATTTCGTGCCGCAAGCCGCTATTCCCCATCCATACACGCCGCTGGCTCTTGCTCGGCCTAAAATCAGCCACGCGGATGCGCAGGGGCGTGATTCGCTGCTCAGAGCCGTCATCAGACTCCTGCGTGCTATACCGAAAAAAATAGTTCCCAAAATGCCTCCATCCCGCTGCCCACAGCCGATCCATGATCAACGGCAGAGCCGAATCACAGATGAATGCTTCGTGGAACTGCGCAGGAGGTTCGTTCATTCGCTTCGGCTCAGTGCCCGCCTCAGGGCATTCGCAGTGATGCGCTGCACACGTGCATCTGGGCCGTGGGGGCGTGAGTAGTGGCTCCATGGCGTCATGTGACCGGGCGGCATGCTCAACCCCTGCCCCCAGAAGATGGTGCTGGCATTGAAAACGATATTCCCCTCTGGCCCGCTGAAAATGGTCGCAGCGTATTTCCCCAATCGAGTACCGCCCGCCCAGACATGGCCTTCAGCGACGACTTCGAGCCCTTTTCTCCCCGTATCAGGATCACCGTGAAACTCCCAACCGACCAGCCCAGGGATGCTCTCGCCCTTTTTCATACCCGTGCCTTCAAAGAGCCAGTGATCCGGCAGCGCACAAGTCCAGTCGCCACCACCATTGAAGGGAACGATGGTGCGTGCGCCGATGATCTGCCGCTCATCCGGCCCAGGATTCTCAAAGGGGCCAAGCACCTTCGAGTAAGCCGCCTTTTCCTCCTCACGGAATTCCCCGTAGCACGTCTCGCGAGTCAGTCGGCGATTCGGCTGGCCTTCTGCATTCGCGGTGAAGGGCGTGACCATGTACACATCGTTCGCAGAGAGCCACAGCACACTGAGCCCCTTTTCGATCGCAGTTTTGACATTTTGAAACTGCCGCACGTCCCAATACTCATCATGACCTGGGCTAATCATCGCTTTCACACGGGAGAGATTCGCCGCATCTAGATTATCCACGTTCGAGCAGTAGGTGACATCGTAGCCCTCCTTCTCCAGCCAGTAGCAAATGGGGAACTCCCATAGCAAAAACTCGCCACTCCCCATGCTCAGTGGCTGATCAAAAATCTGCACATACTTGCCGTAGGGACGATCAAAGCTCACGCTCACTCCAGGTGCATGCGCGGCACGCGGATCGGTGTAAAGCGATTCATCGACAGGCCAGCGATTGTAGGCCTGCCAGGTGTTGTCACTGCATTGAAAGAGAATATCCGCTGGACGATCATCTTTGACGATGAAAACGACATAGCTCTGCCAATAGGGCAGCTCTGCGCTATCTGGCAGTGTGCTCAGACGGCCCAAATACACGCCGCTGGGCCAGTCAGCGGGGATTTCCAGTTCCGTGCTAGCCTCCCAGGCACACTCACGGAGTCGTTGAGCCGCCATTTCAGGCACAGGCTGTGTCTGCCCTTGCAAGGGCCCCACAGAGCGCATCAGCCGCGATCCCGCACCGCCGTAGTAACCCATGCGGAAGATGTCGATGATGAATTTCGCCGTTGGCTTCGTGCTGACGAAGATTTTCAGCACCTCACCTGCCTTTACAGACTGATGTGAGCAATAACCCTCGATACGTGAGGTGCGGTATGACTTCGCACCATCTGGGATCATGCGTGTGAGTTGGAAAGAGGCACCCGCGTGGGCATTCTCTGTGCGAATCAGCGATGGAGCCCGTAGAGCACCTGCTCTCGCAGAAGTCAAAGCAGCAGCGGCAGAGGATACGGCCAGAAAATCACGTCGAGTAGGCATCAACTGGGTACGCCATAGCCAGCCGAATTTTCCACCCGCATCCTTCCCGCCCTCAGTTCATTCTCTAGTTCGACCGTCCTAGTTGGCGATCGGTTTTGGAATCACTGACGGAGAAGGCGATGCAGCCGAATTGCCAGTGGAATTTGGAAAGCATGGGATCGCGCTGGGCCTGCTCGATGAGCCCGGCGGTGGAGGCGCGTTTCATTTCCTACAGCCAATCCGCCACCGTGATCGTGCGGGGAGGATTATTTCTCATCCCTAGGCATCGGCGGCAAGTCTGGAGCCATGTCGAGGATGCGGCGCATGTCGCCGGGAAGTCCGCGTTGGGTTCGGTCTTCGAGTGAGGGGCTGAGAAGACCGAGGGATTTCAGGGCGGTGAGGCGGGTGGCGCGGTTGTCGAAGTAGAAATGGGCGTCGATGGGGTGCAGCCAGCCGGTGGCGTCTTGGATGACGTTGTTGGGGTGCAGGTCGAAGACATCGACTTCTCCGAGGAGGTCATGATCGAGGATGAATTTGCCGCCTAGGGCTCGCGGAGCAGGATCGCGCAGGTTTTGGCGGATGAGGCCGGCTTTGAGGGCTTCCCACTCGGGATGGATACCGTCGATGTAGGGCTGCGTGAGGACGAGTTGGAGTCGCCCGCCTTCCATCGTGCCGCCAAGCAGTTGGATCTCGTCGTCGAAGAAGTGGTTGGAGAGCAGTTGATCACTCAAGTAGTCGAACAGCGACTCCGTGGCGCGCTTTCGGGCATCGGCGACCTTGAGGACGAGGTTCCGGTCAGGCAGAAGGGCCACGCGATGCTCTTTGCCGCCCTTCAGGGCATCGTCTCGCAGCACCTGCTCCACTTCATCGACTGACAGCCAGCGGCGTTTGCGGTCAAGCAGATCGCTCAGGGCACGGATTTCATCGTCAATTGATTCGCCCGCGCTTTCTGGAGCGTCACCACACCCTGCGTCCGCAAGGCTCTGCGCCGCGCGTCGGAGAAAGCCTGCCGCACGACCGTGAAGGGCTGGATCACAGGCTTGCCCGAGGGCTTGGATGATGGAGATGAACTGCTCAATGCCGAAAGGATGCGGCAATTGGCCCCGCCTGTCAAAACCAGAGTCAACGTTGTGGGGTAACAACCGAGTGGGCGAGTTTCATGGTTGAGTTATTTAAACTCAATCTGCTGACCAGATTACCGTGTTAGGACCGGTTATGCGTGAGCAACTTGTCTGATGATACCAACGCAAGGGAGATGTTGAGATTATACCCTGATTCGTCGTCAACTCGCCTTCGCAGGTGCCATTGTAGTTTGCCTTCAGAATGTGAGGCGACTTTTGCCCTTCTTCGCATTCAACCATGGGATTACTCCATTCGACCCGAATTGGTGGTGAATCGCATTGCACTCCATAACCCGTTTCTGTAAAAACCAAAGCTCGCCTGATAAACACGGATTTCGTTTTTACGATACCACAGCTCATTTTTCGATTTGTGGAATAATCAACAAGGGAGAAGTGCCAATGCGTTAGTCCATTTGAATCCACCTCACCGCGCTTCACTTGGTAACCGTATTCATTGCCCACTTTCCAAGCGAAGGGCGTATTTGTGCGTCCATTACCTGCATAGCCGGCCCAGTCAGAACCACCACCCCAGTTAACCCCTTTGTTTGACGATTCTTTATATGCCTTATCCTCAGCCCACTGGAGTCCACCGTGCGCCCATTCATCATGGCCTGTAAAATTTATCTGAAGCGCAAGGGAATAAAGCCATTTAAACGGCGCATTTTCAGGAAACGTGGATATGCAAATATCCACTGAATAGCCAACCATGCCCACAGCATCAGATTCAAACCATGTGTGTATCGACTTCGGTTCCATGCTTATGTGATCGAAGATGATCAGGCGGCAACTTTGGCCCGCTTGACCGTTTTGCGGCGGCGGGCCGCTGGCTTGGCGATGAAGAAGCTGTTTTTGTTACCGAGGACTCCAGGGAAGTCGCCTTCCAGTTCAACGAGCATCTGCATGTGCTTCGTGAGGCGGCTCTTCTCTGCCGGGGTCATTTGGGCTAGGGGCTTCATCATGTTCGGAGGCTAGTACAAAGGCTGTGCTCGTTCAAGCCCTGGCTCCAGGATTGTCCACGCGGGCTGCAAACATCTTTATCTCGTGCTTTTCGATCGCAAACAGTTCTTCAATCGGCCTGAGTAGCTGGCGTTCGTAGAATGGAGCCGAGTCGAGCGTGGCCTCACCCCAAACACGTTTGCAGCCTAGTTCGCGGGCCAGCAGACAAACAGATTGGAGCATCTGCAATCCGACTGCCTTCACTCCTACAAGCTGCCCGCAGATGCTGGGATGCACGAAAAGGAAGTCGATCATCAGATGATGACACCAAGTGCGCCGGACCATCGCAGCCCCCAAGATGCCCAGAAACCAGTCCGCCGTGACCTTGAGGTGAAAGCAAAACTCTCCTTGGGAATGATCGGCGATGAGCCGTTCCAAATGCACAAGGCTGGTAGCAAACGTCTTGGTGTCCCGGTAGTGCCGCCAGCGCTTGGCGGCGAGCTGGGCAAACTCACACGCATCCGCAGCGCGGCTTCTCATAGCGGGTTTGCCGCTCAGCTTGGGAGAGACCTTCCAACGCTTCACGGCACGAATATCGAGATCAGTAGCAAAGCTCATCAACGCCTCGGTGGTCACGCCATCCTTCACCACCGGAAAGCGCAGTGGCATCTGAAACGGTGTGGAGGATGGCTTTTTCGAGGCCATGGATGT belongs to Verrucomicrobiaceae bacterium and includes:
- a CDS encoding prepilin-type N-terminal cleavage/methylation domain-containing protein, whose protein sequence is MRIPFGSREQASGFTLMETMLALLIFSIAAVALAEAIQQAGRTSDLIRRDMQIHDRMTALSAETMRLIALTQQGARPMIPDAVEAEGVSYKVVTRKIEDLVNKDKQLLDNIYEIITTAEWMEGGSLQTAEDVAWVFPPLMPRLQQ
- a CDS encoding arginine-tRNA-protein transferase, with protein sequence MNEPPAQFHEAFICDSALPLIMDRLWAAGWRHFGNYFFRYSTQESDDGSEQRITPLRIRVADFRPSKSQRRVWMGNSGLRHEIAPVRMDDELRSLFQKHKTRFKSNVPESIEDFLGDTPERGPCVSRMLRVFDGERLLAASFFDVGAKAASSVYAMFDPTESNRRLGTYTLLLEVDFCRMHGLEHLYTGYATQEHSAYDYKKLFRPSEWLEWGAGWKILGDGSSVTI
- a CDS encoding GNAT family N-acetyltransferase encodes the protein MASKKPSSTPFQMPLRFPVVKDGVTTEALMSFATDLDIRAVKRWKVSPKLSGKPAMRSRAADACEFAQLAAKRWRHYRDTKTFATSLVHLERLIADHSQGEFCFHLKVTADWFLGILGAAMVRRTWCHHLMIDFLFVHPSICGQLVGVKAVGLQMLQSVCLLARELGCKRVWGEATLDSAPFYERQLLRPIEELFAIEKHEIKMFAARVDNPGARA